The following proteins are co-located in the Branchiostoma lanceolatum isolate klBraLanc5 chromosome 16, klBraLanc5.hap2, whole genome shotgun sequence genome:
- the LOC136421790 gene encoding ubiquitin carboxyl-terminal hydrolase 7-like isoform X3 has translation MFVHMHEHMDTDTPPKNDSPQTPKAGGDMDTDRNTNTTNVNGEVMVEELMEEEDESRAEATFRFTVENFSKVKETQLSPPVFIRNLPWKIMAMPRHNPNAERPNNKSLGFFLQCNADSDSSWSCSASAELRLIPQKDGVETFNRKIQHIFYSKENDWGFAHFMPWHEVGDTQKGFIKDDRILLEVYVNADAPHGVAWDSKKHTGYVGLKNQGATCYMNSLLQTLFFTNQLRKAVYQMPTESDDQSKSVALALQRIFYELQHNDKPVGTKKLTKSFGWETLDSFMQHDVQELCRVLLDNMESKMRGTCVEGTIPRLLEGKMISFIKCKHIDYMSSRTEPFYDIQLNIKGKKNLYESFQDYIATETMDGENKYDAGKFGLQEAEKGVIFQSFPPVLHLHLMRFQYDPNTDTNIKINDRCEFHEKINLDKFVQNPDAKDPAVYILHAVLVHSGDNHGGHYVVYLNPRGDGKWCKFDDDVVSRCTKAEAIDHNFGGFDDDISIRHCTNAYMLVYVRESCKEEVLCPVNEIDIPDNLIERLAEEKKYELQRRKERSEAHLYMPVHVVTEDQFCGHQGNDMFDMEHVHYRTFKVLREMKLGPFMEMLAGSMGYPVAQIRPWPFQQRSNCTFRPTMIDVENDLEKSVVVLAENDPPWYVFLEVVEPDSDVACLPPFDKDSDVMLFLKMYDPKAKMVCYAGHVYVPISTRVEELIPIMNRRAGFRSDTDLIMFEEVKPNLVERIQDYELPLDKALDELMDGDIIIFQKDDPENEECELPTAKDYFRDLYYRVEVVFCDKTMPSDPGFNLVLSQRMNYFQVAKCVAQELNTDPMLLQFFKTQGYRDAPGNPLRCTYEGTLKDLLSNLKQRGPKKLYYQRLRIPINELENKRQFKCIFVNSKLKEDREMVLYPSKNGTVADLLEEAGKQLQLPQDGGSGKLRLLEVISNKIFCVQKEDVLLECLNSQGTKTYRIEEVPQEEISIREEELLVHCAHFSKEVFATFGTPFMVKIRQGEAFAAIRGQIQKKLEVPDKEFEKYQFAIIVMGRQTYIPEEYSVELKDFLPQIVPGGAMQPKPWLGIDHINKTAKRSRPYMYTEKAIKIHN, from the exons atgtTTGTACACATGCATGAACACATGGACACAGACACGCCCCCGAAGAACGATTCTCCGCAAACGCCGAAAGCGGGGGGAGACATGGACACGGATCGAAACACAAACACCACCAATGTTAACG GTGAGGTGATGGTGGAGGAACTGATGGAGGAAGAGGACGAGTCTCGTGCCGAGGCAACCTTCCGATTCACTGTCGAGAACTTTAGCAAG GTGAAGGAAACTCAGCTGAGCCCACCTGTGTTCATCCGGAACCTGCCCTGGAAGATCATGGCCATGCCGCGCCACAACCCCAACGCCGAGCGCCCCAACAACAAGAGCCTGGGCTTCTTCCTGCAGTGTAACGCTGACTCTGACAGTTCCTGGTCCTGCAGTGCTTCAGCAGAGCTGCGGCTTATTCCACAGAAGGATGGG GTCGAGACGTTTAACCGGAAGATCCAGCACATCTTCTACAGCAAGGAGAACGACTGGGGCTTTGCGCACTTCATGCCATGGCACGAGGTCGGCGACACGCAGAAGGGGTTCATAAAG gaCGACCGGATTCTCCTGGAGGTCTACGTGAACGCGGACGCGCCCCACGGCGTCGCCTGGGACTCCAAGAAGCACACTGGGTACGTCGGGTTGAAGAACCAGGGCGCGACCTGTTACATGAACTCTCTCCTCCAGACTCTCTTCTTCACCAACCAGCTCCGCAAGGCCGTGTACCAGATGCCGACCGAGAGCGACGACCAGTCGAAGAGCGTCGCGCTGGCCCTCCAGAGGATATTCTACGAACTGCAGCACAACGACAAGCCGGTGGGAACGAAGAAGCTGACGAAGTCCTTCGGCTGGGAGACTCTGGACTCCTTTATGCAGCACGACGTGCAGGAGCTGTGCCGCGTGCTGTTAGACAACATGGAGAGTAAGATGCGAGGGACGTGCGTCGAGGGGACCATCCCCCGCCTCCTGGAGGGGAAAATGATCTCCTTCATCAAATGCAAACACATAGACTACATGTCCTCGCGCACGGAGCCCTTCTACGACATCCAGCTTAACATCAAGGGCAAGAAGAACTTGTACGAATCATTCCAGGACTATATCGCCACGGAAACCATGGACGGGGAGAATAAGTACGACGCGGGGAAGTTCGGGCTGCAAGAGGCAGAGAAGGGCGTGATTTTCCAGAGTTTCCCGCCTGTTCTCCACCTACACCTCATGAG gTTCCagtacgaccccaacaccgacACGAACATAAAGATCAACGACCGCTGCGAGTTCCACGAGAAAATCAACCTGGACAAGTTTGTCCAGAACCCAGATGCAAAGGACCCGGCGGTGTACATCCTCCACGCGGTCCTG GTGCACAGTGGGGACAACCACGGGGGGCACTACGTCGTCTACCTGAACCCGCGCGGAGACGGGAAGTGGTGCAAGTTCGACGACGACGTCGTCTCGCGCTGCACGAAGGCTGAGGCGATCGACCACAACTTCGGTGGATTCGACGACGACATTTCCATCAGACACTGCACGAACGCCTACATGTTGGTCTACGTCCGGGAGAGTTGCAAGGAGGAG GTTCTGTGTCCAGTCAACGAGATCGACATCCCGGACAACTTGATCGAGAGACTCGCCGAAGAGAAGAAGTACGAGCTCCAGCGCAGGAAAGAGCGCAGCGAGGCGCACCTGTACATGCCCGTGCACGTCGTGACGGAGGACCAGTTCTGCGGTCACCAGGGCAACGACATGTTCGACATGGAGCACGTGCACTACAGGACTTTCAAAGTGCTCCGAGAGATGAAGCTGGGGCCGTTCATGGAGATGCTGGCCGGGTCCATGGGTTACCCGGTCGCGCAGATCCGGCCGTGGCCGTTCCAGCAGCGCAGCAACTGCACGTTCCGACCCACCATGATCGACGTCGAGAACGACCTTGAGAAGAGCGTGGTCGTCCTCGCGGAGAACGACCCGCCCTGGTACGTGTTCCTGGAGGTCGTCGAGCCGGACTCGGACGTGGCGTGCCTCCCGCCGTTCGACAAGGACTCGGACGTGATGCTGTTCCTGAAGATGTACGACCCGAAGGCGAAGATGGTGTGCTACGCGGGGCACGTGTATGTCCCCATCAGCACCAGGGTGGAGGAGCTCATACCCATCATGAATCGCCGGGCGGGGTTCCGTAGCGACACAGATCTCATCATGTTCGAAGAG GTGAAGCCGAACTTGGTGGAGCGGATCCAGGACTACGAGTTGCCGTTGGACAAGGCTCTGGACGAACTGATGGACGGTGACATCATCATCTTTCAGAAGGACGATCCAGAGAACGAGGAGTGTGAACTCCCCACCGCTAAAGACTATTTCAG GGACCTGTACTACCGAGTAGAGGTGGTGTTCTGTGACAAGACGATGCCCAGCGATCCTGGCTTCAATCTCGTCCTGTCCCAGAGAATGAACTACTTTCAG gTTGCTAAGTGCGTTGCCCAGGAGCTGAACACGGACCCCATGCTGCTGCAGTTCTTTAAGACGCAGGGTTACCGTGACGCCCCCGGCAACCCGCTGCGATGCACGTACGAGGGGACACTTAAGGACCTCCTCAGCAACCTGAAGCAGCGCGGACCCAAGAAGCTGTACTACCAGCGGCTCCGCATCCCCATCAACGAACTGGAGAACAAGAGACAGTTCAAGTGCATCTTCGTTAACAG TAAGTTGAAGGAGGATCGGGAGATGGTTCTGTACCCCAGTAAGAACGGCACGGTTGCAGACCTGTTGGAGGAGGCGGGGAAACAACTTCAGCTGCCTCAGGACGGGGGGTCGGGCAAGCTCAG GTTATTAGAGGTGATTAGCAACAAGATCTTCTGTGTGCAGAAGGAGGACGTGTTGCTGGAGTGCCTGAACAGCCAGGGCACCAAGACCTACCGCATCGAGGAGGTCCCGCAGGAGGAGATCAGCATCCGGGAGGAGGAGCTCCTGGTCCACTGCGCACACTTCTCCAAGGAG GTGTTTGCGACGTTCGGGACCCCGTTCATGGTGAAGATCCGTCAGGGCGAGGCCTTCGCGGCAATCCGCGGGCAGATCCAGAAGAAGCTGGAGGTCCCGGACAAGGAGTTCGAGAAGTACCAGTTCGCCATCATCGTGATGGGCCGCCAGACCTACATTCCCGAGGAGTACTCCGTCGAGTTGAAGGACTTCCTTCCGCAGATCGTCCCCGGGGGGGCCATGCAGCCCAAACCCTGGCTGGGAATCGACCACATCAACAAAACGGCCAAGAGATCAAGgccgtacatgtacacagagaAGGCCATCAAGATCCACAATTGA
- the LOC136421790 gene encoding ubiquitin carboxyl-terminal hydrolase 7-like isoform X6 has product MPWHEVGDTQKGFIKDDRILLEVYVNADAPHGVAWDSKKHTGYVGLKNQGATCYMNSLLQTLFFTNQLRKAVYQMPTESDDQSKSVALALQRIFYELQHNDKPVGTKKLTKSFGWETLDSFMQHDVQELCRVLLDNMESKMRGTCVEGTIPRLLEGKMISFIKCKHIDYMSSRTEPFYDIQLNIKGKKNLYESFQDYIATETMDGENKYDAGKFGLQEAEKGVIFQSFPPVLHLHLMRFQYDPNTDTNIKINDRCEFHEKINLDKFVQNPDAKDPAVYILHAVLVHSGDNHGGHYVVYLNPRGDGKWCKFDDDVVSRCTKAEAIDHNFGGFDDDISIRHCTNAYMLVYVRESCKEEVLCPVNEIDIPDNLIERLAEEKKYELQRRKERSEAHLYMPVHVVTEDQFCGHQGNDMFDMEHVHYRTFKVLREMKLGPFMEMLAGSMGYPVAQIRPWPFQQRSNCTFRPTMIDVENDLEKSVVVLAENDPPWYVFLEVVEPDSDVACLPPFDKDSDVMLFLKMYDPKAKMVCYAGHVYVPISTRVEELIPIMNRRAGFRSDTDLIMFEEVKPNLVERIQDYELPLDKALDELMDGDIIIFQKDDPENEECELPTAKDYFRDLYYRVEVVFCDKTMPSDPGFNLVLSQRMNYFQVAKCVAQELNTDPMLLQFFKTQGYRDAPGNPLRCTYEGTLKDLLSNLKQRGPKKLYYQRLRIPINELENKRQFKCIFVNSKLKEDREMVLYPSKNGTVADLLEEAGKQLQLPQDGGSGKLRLLEVISNKIFCVQKEDVLLECLNSQGTKTYRIEEVPQEEISIREEELLVHCAHFSKEVFATFGTPFMVKIRQGEAFAAIRGQIQKKLEVPDKEFEKYQFAIIVMGRQTYIPEEYSVELKDFLPQIVPGGAMQPKPWLGIDHINKTAKRSRPYMYTEKAIKIHN; this is encoded by the exons ATGCCATGGCACGAGGTCGGCGACACGCAGAAGGGGTTCATAAAG gaCGACCGGATTCTCCTGGAGGTCTACGTGAACGCGGACGCGCCCCACGGCGTCGCCTGGGACTCCAAGAAGCACACTGGGTACGTCGGGTTGAAGAACCAGGGCGCGACCTGTTACATGAACTCTCTCCTCCAGACTCTCTTCTTCACCAACCAGCTCCGCAAGGCCGTGTACCAGATGCCGACCGAGAGCGACGACCAGTCGAAGAGCGTCGCGCTGGCCCTCCAGAGGATATTCTACGAACTGCAGCACAACGACAAGCCGGTGGGAACGAAGAAGCTGACGAAGTCCTTCGGCTGGGAGACTCTGGACTCCTTTATGCAGCACGACGTGCAGGAGCTGTGCCGCGTGCTGTTAGACAACATGGAGAGTAAGATGCGAGGGACGTGCGTCGAGGGGACCATCCCCCGCCTCCTGGAGGGGAAAATGATCTCCTTCATCAAATGCAAACACATAGACTACATGTCCTCGCGCACGGAGCCCTTCTACGACATCCAGCTTAACATCAAGGGCAAGAAGAACTTGTACGAATCATTCCAGGACTATATCGCCACGGAAACCATGGACGGGGAGAATAAGTACGACGCGGGGAAGTTCGGGCTGCAAGAGGCAGAGAAGGGCGTGATTTTCCAGAGTTTCCCGCCTGTTCTCCACCTACACCTCATGAG gTTCCagtacgaccccaacaccgacACGAACATAAAGATCAACGACCGCTGCGAGTTCCACGAGAAAATCAACCTGGACAAGTTTGTCCAGAACCCAGATGCAAAGGACCCGGCGGTGTACATCCTCCACGCGGTCCTG GTGCACAGTGGGGACAACCACGGGGGGCACTACGTCGTCTACCTGAACCCGCGCGGAGACGGGAAGTGGTGCAAGTTCGACGACGACGTCGTCTCGCGCTGCACGAAGGCTGAGGCGATCGACCACAACTTCGGTGGATTCGACGACGACATTTCCATCAGACACTGCACGAACGCCTACATGTTGGTCTACGTCCGGGAGAGTTGCAAGGAGGAG GTTCTGTGTCCAGTCAACGAGATCGACATCCCGGACAACTTGATCGAGAGACTCGCCGAAGAGAAGAAGTACGAGCTCCAGCGCAGGAAAGAGCGCAGCGAGGCGCACCTGTACATGCCCGTGCACGTCGTGACGGAGGACCAGTTCTGCGGTCACCAGGGCAACGACATGTTCGACATGGAGCACGTGCACTACAGGACTTTCAAAGTGCTCCGAGAGATGAAGCTGGGGCCGTTCATGGAGATGCTGGCCGGGTCCATGGGTTACCCGGTCGCGCAGATCCGGCCGTGGCCGTTCCAGCAGCGCAGCAACTGCACGTTCCGACCCACCATGATCGACGTCGAGAACGACCTTGAGAAGAGCGTGGTCGTCCTCGCGGAGAACGACCCGCCCTGGTACGTGTTCCTGGAGGTCGTCGAGCCGGACTCGGACGTGGCGTGCCTCCCGCCGTTCGACAAGGACTCGGACGTGATGCTGTTCCTGAAGATGTACGACCCGAAGGCGAAGATGGTGTGCTACGCGGGGCACGTGTATGTCCCCATCAGCACCAGGGTGGAGGAGCTCATACCCATCATGAATCGCCGGGCGGGGTTCCGTAGCGACACAGATCTCATCATGTTCGAAGAG GTGAAGCCGAACTTGGTGGAGCGGATCCAGGACTACGAGTTGCCGTTGGACAAGGCTCTGGACGAACTGATGGACGGTGACATCATCATCTTTCAGAAGGACGATCCAGAGAACGAGGAGTGTGAACTCCCCACCGCTAAAGACTATTTCAG GGACCTGTACTACCGAGTAGAGGTGGTGTTCTGTGACAAGACGATGCCCAGCGATCCTGGCTTCAATCTCGTCCTGTCCCAGAGAATGAACTACTTTCAG gTTGCTAAGTGCGTTGCCCAGGAGCTGAACACGGACCCCATGCTGCTGCAGTTCTTTAAGACGCAGGGTTACCGTGACGCCCCCGGCAACCCGCTGCGATGCACGTACGAGGGGACACTTAAGGACCTCCTCAGCAACCTGAAGCAGCGCGGACCCAAGAAGCTGTACTACCAGCGGCTCCGCATCCCCATCAACGAACTGGAGAACAAGAGACAGTTCAAGTGCATCTTCGTTAACAG TAAGTTGAAGGAGGATCGGGAGATGGTTCTGTACCCCAGTAAGAACGGCACGGTTGCAGACCTGTTGGAGGAGGCGGGGAAACAACTTCAGCTGCCTCAGGACGGGGGGTCGGGCAAGCTCAG GTTATTAGAGGTGATTAGCAACAAGATCTTCTGTGTGCAGAAGGAGGACGTGTTGCTGGAGTGCCTGAACAGCCAGGGCACCAAGACCTACCGCATCGAGGAGGTCCCGCAGGAGGAGATCAGCATCCGGGAGGAGGAGCTCCTGGTCCACTGCGCACACTTCTCCAAGGAG GTGTTTGCGACGTTCGGGACCCCGTTCATGGTGAAGATCCGTCAGGGCGAGGCCTTCGCGGCAATCCGCGGGCAGATCCAGAAGAAGCTGGAGGTCCCGGACAAGGAGTTCGAGAAGTACCAGTTCGCCATCATCGTGATGGGCCGCCAGACCTACATTCCCGAGGAGTACTCCGTCGAGTTGAAGGACTTCCTTCCGCAGATCGTCCCCGGGGGGGCCATGCAGCCCAAACCCTGGCTGGGAATCGACCACATCAACAAAACGGCCAAGAGATCAAGgccgtacatgtacacagagaAGGCCATCAAGATCCACAATTGA
- the LOC136421790 gene encoding ubiquitin carboxyl-terminal hydrolase 7-like isoform X4 — protein MLEHMDTDTPPPTPKNDSPQTPKAGGDMDTDRNPNTTNVNGEVMVEELMEEEDESRAEATFRFTVENFSKVKETQLSPPVFIRNLPWKIMAMPRHNPNAERPNNKSLGFFLQCNADSDSSWSCSASAELRLIPQKDGVETFNRKIQHIFYSKENDWGFAHFMPWHEVGDTQKGFIKDDRILLEVYVNADAPHGVAWDSKKHTGYVGLKNQGATCYMNSLLQTLFFTNQLRKAVYQMPTESDDQSKSVALALQRIFYELQHNDKPVGTKKLTKSFGWETLDSFMQHDVQELCRVLLDNMESKMRGTCVEGTIPRLLEGKMISFIKCKHIDYMSSRTEPFYDIQLNIKGKKNLYESFQDYIATETMDGENKYDAGKFGLQEAEKGVIFQSFPPVLHLHLMRFQYDPNTDTNIKINDRCEFHEKINLDKFVQNPDAKDPAVYILHAVLVHSGDNHGGHYVVYLNPRGDGKWCKFDDDVVSRCTKAEAIDHNFGGFDDDISIRHCTNAYMLVYVRESCKEEVLCPVNEIDIPDNLIERLAEEKKYELQRRKERSEAHLYMPVHVVTEDQFCGHQGNDMFDMEHVHYRTFKVLREMKLGPFMEMLAGSMGYPVAQIRPWPFQQRSNCTFRPTMIDVENDLEKSVVVLAENDPPWYVFLEVVEPDSDVACLPPFDKDSDVMLFLKMYDPKAKMVCYAGHVYVPISTRVEELIPIMNRRAGFRSDTDLIMFEEVKPNLVERIQDYELPLDKALDELMDGDIIIFQKDDPENEECELPTAKDYFRDLYYRVEVVFCDKTMPSDPGFNLVLSQRMNYFQVAKCVAQELNTDPMLLQFFKTQGYRDAPGNPLRCTYEGTLKDLLSNLKQRGPKKLYYQRLRIPINELENKRQFKCIFVNSKLKEDREMVLYPSKNGTVADLLEEAGKQLQLPQDGGSGKLRLLEVISNKIFCVQKEDVLLECLNSQGTKTYRIEEVPQEEISIREEELLVHCAHFSKEVFATFGTPFMVKIRQGEAFAAIRGQIQKKLEVPDKEFEKYQFAIIVMGRQTYIPEEYSVELKDFLPQIVPGGAMQPKPWLGIDHINKTAKRSRPYMYTEKAIKIHN, from the exons atGCTTGAACACATGGACACAGACACACCACCGCCGACCCCGAAGAACGATTCTCCGCAAACGCCGAAAGCGGGGGGTGACATGGACACGGACCGAAACCCAAACACCACCAATGTTAACG GTGAGGTGATGGTGGAGGAACTGATGGAGGAAGAGGACGAGTCTCGTGCCGAGGCAACCTTCCGATTCACTGTCGAGAACTTTAGCAAG GTGAAGGAAACTCAGCTGAGCCCACCTGTGTTCATCCGGAACCTGCCCTGGAAGATCATGGCCATGCCGCGCCACAACCCCAACGCCGAGCGCCCCAACAACAAGAGCCTGGGCTTCTTCCTGCAGTGTAACGCTGACTCTGACAGTTCCTGGTCCTGCAGTGCTTCAGCAGAGCTGCGGCTTATTCCACAGAAGGATGGG GTCGAGACGTTTAACCGGAAGATCCAGCACATCTTCTACAGCAAGGAGAACGACTGGGGCTTTGCGCACTTCATGCCATGGCACGAGGTCGGCGACACGCAGAAGGGGTTCATAAAG gaCGACCGGATTCTCCTGGAGGTCTACGTGAACGCGGACGCGCCCCACGGCGTCGCCTGGGACTCCAAGAAGCACACTGGGTACGTCGGGTTGAAGAACCAGGGCGCGACCTGTTACATGAACTCTCTCCTCCAGACTCTCTTCTTCACCAACCAGCTCCGCAAGGCCGTGTACCAGATGCCGACCGAGAGCGACGACCAGTCGAAGAGCGTCGCGCTGGCCCTCCAGAGGATATTCTACGAACTGCAGCACAACGACAAGCCGGTGGGAACGAAGAAGCTGACGAAGTCCTTCGGCTGGGAGACTCTGGACTCCTTTATGCAGCACGACGTGCAGGAGCTGTGCCGCGTGCTGTTAGACAACATGGAGAGTAAGATGCGAGGGACGTGCGTCGAGGGGACCATCCCCCGCCTCCTGGAGGGGAAAATGATCTCCTTCATCAAATGCAAACACATAGACTACATGTCCTCGCGCACGGAGCCCTTCTACGACATCCAGCTTAACATCAAGGGCAAGAAGAACTTGTACGAATCATTCCAGGACTATATCGCCACGGAAACCATGGACGGGGAGAATAAGTACGACGCGGGGAAGTTCGGGCTGCAAGAGGCAGAGAAGGGCGTGATTTTCCAGAGTTTCCCGCCTGTTCTCCACCTACACCTCATGAG gTTCCagtacgaccccaacaccgacACGAACATAAAGATCAACGACCGCTGCGAGTTCCACGAGAAAATCAACCTGGACAAGTTTGTCCAGAACCCAGATGCAAAGGACCCGGCGGTGTACATCCTCCACGCGGTCCTG GTGCACAGTGGGGACAACCACGGGGGGCACTACGTCGTCTACCTGAACCCGCGCGGAGACGGGAAGTGGTGCAAGTTCGACGACGACGTCGTCTCGCGCTGCACGAAGGCTGAGGCGATCGACCACAACTTCGGTGGATTCGACGACGACATTTCCATCAGACACTGCACGAACGCCTACATGTTGGTCTACGTCCGGGAGAGTTGCAAGGAGGAG GTTCTGTGTCCAGTCAACGAGATCGACATCCCGGACAACTTGATCGAGAGACTCGCCGAAGAGAAGAAGTACGAGCTCCAGCGCAGGAAAGAGCGCAGCGAGGCGCACCTGTACATGCCCGTGCACGTCGTGACGGAGGACCAGTTCTGCGGTCACCAGGGCAACGACATGTTCGACATGGAGCACGTGCACTACAGGACTTTCAAAGTGCTCCGAGAGATGAAGCTGGGGCCGTTCATGGAGATGCTGGCCGGGTCCATGGGTTACCCGGTCGCGCAGATCCGGCCGTGGCCGTTCCAGCAGCGCAGCAACTGCACGTTCCGACCCACCATGATCGACGTCGAGAACGACCTTGAGAAGAGCGTGGTCGTCCTCGCGGAGAACGACCCGCCCTGGTACGTGTTCCTGGAGGTCGTCGAGCCGGACTCGGACGTGGCGTGCCTCCCGCCGTTCGACAAGGACTCGGACGTGATGCTGTTCCTGAAGATGTACGACCCGAAGGCGAAGATGGTGTGCTACGCGGGGCACGTGTATGTCCCCATCAGCACCAGGGTGGAGGAGCTCATACCCATCATGAATCGCCGGGCGGGGTTCCGTAGCGACACAGATCTCATCATGTTCGAAGAG GTGAAGCCGAACTTGGTGGAGCGGATCCAGGACTACGAGTTGCCGTTGGACAAGGCTCTGGACGAACTGATGGACGGTGACATCATCATCTTTCAGAAGGACGATCCAGAGAACGAGGAGTGTGAACTCCCCACCGCTAAAGACTATTTCAG GGACCTGTACTACCGAGTAGAGGTGGTGTTCTGTGACAAGACGATGCCCAGCGATCCTGGCTTCAATCTCGTCCTGTCCCAGAGAATGAACTACTTTCAG gTTGCTAAGTGCGTTGCCCAGGAGCTGAACACGGACCCCATGCTGCTGCAGTTCTTTAAGACGCAGGGTTACCGTGACGCCCCCGGCAACCCGCTGCGATGCACGTACGAGGGGACACTTAAGGACCTCCTCAGCAACCTGAAGCAGCGCGGACCCAAGAAGCTGTACTACCAGCGGCTCCGCATCCCCATCAACGAACTGGAGAACAAGAGACAGTTCAAGTGCATCTTCGTTAACAG TAAGTTGAAGGAGGATCGGGAGATGGTTCTGTACCCCAGTAAGAACGGCACGGTTGCAGACCTGTTGGAGGAGGCGGGGAAACAACTTCAGCTGCCTCAGGACGGGGGGTCGGGCAAGCTCAG GTTATTAGAGGTGATTAGCAACAAGATCTTCTGTGTGCAGAAGGAGGACGTGTTGCTGGAGTGCCTGAACAGCCAGGGCACCAAGACCTACCGCATCGAGGAGGTCCCGCAGGAGGAGATCAGCATCCGGGAGGAGGAGCTCCTGGTCCACTGCGCACACTTCTCCAAGGAG GTGTTTGCGACGTTCGGGACCCCGTTCATGGTGAAGATCCGTCAGGGCGAGGCCTTCGCGGCAATCCGCGGGCAGATCCAGAAGAAGCTGGAGGTCCCGGACAAGGAGTTCGAGAAGTACCAGTTCGCCATCATCGTGATGGGCCGCCAGACCTACATTCCCGAGGAGTACTCCGTCGAGTTGAAGGACTTCCTTCCGCAGATCGTCCCCGGGGGGGCCATGCAGCCCAAACCCTGGCTGGGAATCGACCACATCAACAAAACGGCCAAGAGATCAAGgccgtacatgtacacagagaAGGCCATCAAGATCCACAATTGA